The nucleotide sequence TGTTGTAATCGTCGTAGGTGAATACGGCTTCCGGAATCACCATGCCTGCGATGCTGGGGATGCGATCCTGATTGTGGCGGTAAGTTTCGATACGGCCATCCAGGTAACCGCAGTATTTTCCATCCAGGAAGGGGCTGGAAGCGGCGATGGCAGGAATCAGGGGCAAGAGGGCGCGAATGGCTGCATGCAACTTCCCGAATTCTTCATCCCCATTGAAACTCAGGTTGATGTGGGTGCTCTGGAGGTTTGCCCAACCGTGGCCCTTGCAGTTGAAAATGCGATCGTAGGTCTCGTAGATTTCATTGCAGTCGTATGCCCACAACTGCATTTCCGCAGGATCCATAAAGGGGTGGGCTGCACTAGGCAGGAGCATGGCGTTAATGGACTTCAGCTTCTCATTGGCCAGCAGGATTTCCTTATGGAAAGCGGCACCAAGATTTTTCAGGTGGTCCACGGGGTTTGCGCACTTGAATTCCAAAACATGACTCACCAGCTCGTTGGAAAGCCCAATGCTACCGTGTTCCACATCGGAAAGCTGTTCGCCGTTCTTATCACGACCCAGGGGCACGTCTGCACGAGGGAGGACATTTAAATTGTCACGGTCAACGATCATGTATTCCATCTCGATGCCGTATTTTTGCCAAAGTTTGTAGGAGTTCATAGATAGAATGCTCTCTCGTGTTGAAGTAGTTTTTGTTGGGCTGCGTTCAGGCGGTCTTCGATGCGGTGGCGCAAGGAACGCATGATGGCAGCGTAGATTTTTCTTTTACCGACCTGATCTTCAATCCCCGCGTCGATACTGGGGTTATCGTTGACTTCTACTACAATGGGGAGTCCGTTCCATTCCTTAAGATCCACGCCATACAAGCCGTTGCCAATCATGCTGCAGATTTTAAGCGCAGTCTTTACAACGCCATGAGGCACATTTTCAATCGGCAGACAGTCGAACATGCCGCAAATTTCATCCTTGTCCTCGCTGGCCCAGTTATAGATTTGCCAGTGGTCCTTTGCCATGTAGTATTTGCAGGCATAAAGAGGCTTTCCGTCCAGCACGCCAATGCGCCAGTCAAAATCCGTGGGGGTAAATTCCTGGGCAATCAAAAGGTCGCTGGTCGCGAACATCTTGTTCAGCGTATCTTCCAGTTCCTCGTTGTTGGTCACCTTCTTCACGCCCATGGAAAAACTGGAATCCGGAGACTTCAGCACCATAGGAAACCCGATTTCCTTGGCCAAGGTGTGTCGATTTTCGGAATGGGCGATAATGGTCTTTGGCGTATGGATTTTTGCAGCCTGCATCAGTTCCTGAAGGTACACCTTGTTGGAACAGCGGAGGATGCTATCCGGATCATCGATGACAGCGATACCCAAGGATTGTGCGCGGCGGGCAAAACTGTAAGTGTAATGATTGACGTTGGTGGTTTCGCGAATGAACAGAGCGTCAAATTCACCGACGCGGTGGTAATCCTTACGGGTAATCAGTTCCACACGGAAACCCGTTTCTTCGGCGGCCTTGATGAAGTTCTGGATAGCCTGGGCGTTACTGGGCGGCTCCTTTTCTTCAGGATTCGTAAGAATGGCCAAGTCATACAAGTAGTCTTCTTCCTTGCTGGTGGCGTAACGATTCTTTTCGAAGTATTCTTGGGCGAACTTGTTCACCAGTTCCATGTGGGTTTCCGGAATTTCATCCACGCAAATGGGGCGAATGCTCTGAATGAACCATTTCTGCTTAAAGATGAATTTGGCACGAAGAAGGGGCGCCTGGAACAGACGGTAAAGTTCCTGGGAAAGTTCCAAGTACTGGGGGCTCACATTCTGGCCGAAATAAATACTCAGGACGAACTCGGTTCCTGTCAACTTATGTAGACTCTTCTGAATCAAGTTGTCGATTTCGTCGGAAATATGCTTGATCACCGCAGTGGTCTTGAAATCACGCATATTCTTGACACCAGGAATCACCTTGTGGCCACGGGCTTCCGCCAAGAGGGACACATAGTAGCCCTTGCTCTGGTAACTATAATCCCTGCAGAGGTTGAAAACACGGGTATTACGGTCACTGTTGTACTTTTGGGAAATAAGGTAGTCCTGGGCAGAAACAACTTCTACGCCGGGTACATTAAGCTTCCAATTCTTCGGGTTATAAACAACAATTAATTTTTTCATAGGAAATTTTGGGTATGCAGTGGTTAGTGGCTAGTAAACAGGATTGCAGAAAAATGTCCGCAACCACCAATCACTAGTCACTAATCACTTTTCTACTACAAGAACATTGCCGTCGTAGGTCATGACGCCAAGGAGAATACTGTGGACCAGTCGGAACTTATCCACCTTGTAGTAAGGGCCGCCGCAAAGAGGATTTGCGCAGTCCGGATCCGCCACCAGGAACTGTTTCTTTTCATCAAGGCCGTACAGCACTACGAAATGGCCGCAAGGATCCCCGATGATATCATCAAACACAGAGCGGTTGTTTTCGTTGGTGTATTCCCGCTTGCAACCGTAGAGGTACGTGGCCGAAAGTCCGCAAAGAACAGGAACGTTCTTCTTGAAATACTTCTCGAACATGGTCGCCCGCAAGTCAGCGGTTGCCACGGTGCCACCCAGGTCAATAAAGCGAATATAGGCTTCGATAGCCTTCTTCAGTTTTGGAGCATGCTTCGCCTTGTGGAGCTGCACGAGCTTTGCGCGCAACTCCGGCATCTTGAGGCCGCTCCAGCTGGGGTCGAAAATCTTGAGATTGTAAGAATAGATGGTAACCTTAAAGCCCCGCTTCAGGGCGTCGATACCCAGGAACACCCCAAGGGTACCACCTTCTTCAAGGAATTCGATTTCAGAGATGAGTTGTTGAAGGGAAAGGTTTAAGCCAAGATGCGCATAGACCGCGTGGAGGCTCGTGGGGCCGCAGGTCACGTCATCTGGCTGCGGCAGAATCTTGATGTCCATCGTTTGCCTCTGTCGAACGCCCTGGCCAACATGACCTAGGCCCTGAACTTGGCGGTGTCGGTATTACTATCTAGCCGTCGATTGGACAAGCATAAAACTACCAATATCAAAGTGCAAAAGCAAGGGGGATGGAAGAATATTTTTTTTCGTATTATCTATATTATGGAGACACCCAAAGGAGAACAATGAAAAACTTCGTCACAGGTCTTTTAAAGAACTTGGCTCACCCCGGAACCATCTTCGGGCTGATTGTCGCCATTGCGGTTCCGTTCCTCATTTATCTGGCTCCGAACATCGGCCATAAGGCTACCATCCAGAATCTGGATCTGAACCTTCCCCTGCCCCTGTTCTTCATCCAGCTTATCGCAGGGATTGTTCTTCTGGTTCTTTTGCGCAAGGATCTGAGAGACTGGTGCAAGGATGTTCTCCCGGCAAAGTCCTACTCCATTCTCGCCGTTGTTTTCGCAGTCGCCATCGCCATTTTCGCCGGCACACAGATCGAAGCCCGCCACCGCGTTCAGAGTGACGAAAGCGTTTTCCTTTCTGTGGCCCAGAACATGTATTATAACCAGCAGACTGGAACTTGCAACCAGGGTTATTTTGAAAACGGCAACCTGAACTGCGTCGCCACCTCCAACAGTTTCAAGACCAAGGGTCTCTCCTTCCTGTACCTGTTGGGCATGCCCTTCCTGGGAACCGACCTTCATTGGGTGTTCTCCGCAGAACTGCTGATGCTCCCGCTGGCAGTACTTTTAATGTTCCTCGCGGTGGTCGCCTGGACAAAGCAGCCTCTTTTGGCCTTCTTCGCAGCCCTCCTGACCGGCCTACAGCCCACCGTACTTTTCCAGTTCCGTTCCATGTCCGTGGAACCCCTCTATATTTTCCTCTCCGCCCTCGCATTATTCACCTTCAAGTGGGCTTACGACCGTAACACCGTCAAGCATTGGGCATTGAGCGCTCTGATCCTCGCATTCTTCGCCCAGACCCGTCAAGAAACTGTTTTCTGCTTTGCACCCTTCATTTTGATGGCCCTCCCCAAGCTGCTGGACGAGAAAGGCGCAAAGACTCCCGTTTTCTTCGTCATTCTTTCCGTTTTCACCGCTCCGGTCCTCCTGACCATCAGCTACTTCCAGGGATTCGGTTTCCAAGGTGGAGAATTCGAAGCCCACGGCCACTTCCTTGAAGACGTAAAACGTAACTGGGAAGTCATGACCCAGCCTCTCAAGGAAAACGGCGAACTGGCCAACCCCTTCCTTTCCTACTTTAACTACCTGTTTGCAGCCGGCGGCATTTACCTGATTGTTCGAGCCATCTACGATGCCACCAAGAAGAACTACTTCTATTTGAAGGTTCTCGCCTTCGTCATTCTTTACCACATTCAGACCTATGTGATTCTGGAAAACGTCTCCGGCGATTTCGGCATCGAAATCAACCAACGCTATAGCTTGGTGATGCTTCCCACCATGGCTTTCCTGGGAGCCCTTCCCGTCGCCCACCTGATTGAAGCCACCATGAAATACTCCGTTCCCGAAAAAACCTTGTTCAAGGGAACATTTATTGCAGGCGTTATTGTTGCCTTGTGCTTTGCCGGATGGACTGCCCACTACAAGGAATCTTTCAATAACAACATTATGTACAACCGCAACCATTTGACCATCGAGGAACACGAAATTCTCAGTTGGTTGAA is from Fibrobacter sp. and encodes:
- a CDS encoding glutamate-cysteine ligase family protein, producing MNSYKLWQKYGIEMEYMIVDRDNLNVLPRADVPLGRDKNGEQLSDVEHGSIGLSNELVSHVLEFKCANPVDHLKNLGAAFHKEILLANEKLKSINAMLLPSAAHPFMDPAEMQLWAYDCNEIYETYDRIFNCKGHGWANLQSTHINLSFNGDEEFGKLHAAIRALLPLIPAIAASSPFLDGKYCGYLDGRIETYRHNQDRIPSIAGMVIPEAVFTYDDYNKQIFEKVKADIAPHDPEHLLNHFFLNSRGAIARFDRGAVEIRLVDIQECPDADIAIAEWEVAVLKGLTEGAFTGLDSSFALNRVKKLETEALAKILLDTTRFAEKTIIRDKNFLLAFGIEASEITAGELIKKITAKVQSKISAHSLTLLQKMFNRGTLASALVKNVGANPGRDDFVCEYGRLARCLAENTLYDVE
- a CDS encoding RimK family protein, whose amino-acid sequence is MKKLIVVYNPKNWKLNVPGVEVVSAQDYLISQKYNSDRNTRVFNLCRDYSYQSKGYYVSLLAEARGHKVIPGVKNMRDFKTTAVIKHISDEIDNLIQKSLHKLTGTEFVLSIYFGQNVSPQYLELSQELYRLFQAPLLRAKFIFKQKWFIQSIRPICVDEIPETHMELVNKFAQEYFEKNRYATSKEEDYLYDLAILTNPEEKEPPSNAQAIQNFIKAAEETGFRVELITRKDYHRVGEFDALFIRETTNVNHYTYSFARRAQSLGIAVIDDPDSILRCSNKVYLQELMQAAKIHTPKTIIAHSENRHTLAKEIGFPMVLKSPDSSFSMGVKKVTNNEELEDTLNKMFATSDLLIAQEFTPTDFDWRIGVLDGKPLYACKYYMAKDHWQIYNWASEDKDEICGMFDCLPIENVPHGVVKTALKICSMIGNGLYGVDLKEWNGLPIVVEVNDNPSIDAGIEDQVGKRKIYAAIMRSLRHRIEDRLNAAQQKLLQHERAFYL
- a CDS encoding peptidase-C39 like family protein; translated protein: MDIKILPQPDDVTCGPTSLHAVYAHLGLNLSLQQLISEIEFLEEGGTLGVFLGIDALKRGFKVTIYSYNLKIFDPSWSGLKMPELRAKLVQLHKAKHAPKLKKAIEAYIRFIDLGGTVATADLRATMFEKYFKKNVPVLCGLSATYLYGCKREYTNENNRSVFDDIIGDPCGHFVVLYGLDEKKQFLVADPDCANPLCGGPYYKVDKFRLVHSILLGVMTYDGNVLVVEK
- a CDS encoding NPCBM/NEW2 domain-containing protein, whose protein sequence is MKNFVTGLLKNLAHPGTIFGLIVAIAVPFLIYLAPNIGHKATIQNLDLNLPLPLFFIQLIAGIVLLVLLRKDLRDWCKDVLPAKSYSILAVVFAVAIAIFAGTQIEARHRVQSDESVFLSVAQNMYYNQQTGTCNQGYFENGNLNCVATSNSFKTKGLSFLYLLGMPFLGTDLHWVFSAELLMLPLAVLLMFLAVVAWTKQPLLAFFAALLTGLQPTVLFQFRSMSVEPLYIFLSALALFTFKWAYDRNTVKHWALSALILAFFAQTRQETVFCFAPFILMALPKLLDEKGAKTPVFFVILSVFTAPVLLTISYFQGFGFQGGEFEAHGHFLEDVKRNWEVMTQPLKENGELANPFLSYFNYLFAAGGIYLIVRAIYDATKKNYFYLKVLAFVILYHIQTYVILENVSGDFGIEINQRYSLVMLPTMAFLGALPVAHLIEATMKYSVPEKTLFKGTFIAGVIVALCFAGWTAHYKESFNNNIMYNRNHLTIEEHEILSWLKEQPKAERLFIYGRPWHFVGYGISSIHYDRARKLNDDGLKELINKYNGEVYYIRGLDCWDSKTYHKKAVEHRIPTTCDIFEREMDMDGVKNILVTNNYWVQIAKFNGRKNFNPKNIIVIDEPTLSKAVPEEKLNLNEMEENTDVNKIVVDSVKFNYNLKENGEAAGDWDLRIVLNNKSMQFGKYEFGEATFALPIDTLPPGYSNIRFIITNRNSGKIIANVNKTYFNAADGVVNLADLKYESHKQDWGSMGFNQTIEGHKFTVNSNTYDNGLGTHASSETVYNIEGKYSSFRTSYALDDESICSDGVFIEIWGDGNLLAQSQPFQNGIIQTITARVKDVQKLTLKSRPVDGINCSHVDFIQPVLIP